A section of the Acidobacterium capsulatum ATCC 51196 genome encodes:
- a CDS encoding adenylate kinase, with protein sequence MSEAQFRAAAESALPVNFTPGPILLLGAPGVGKGTQAKEIMKAWSIPQISTGDLLRSNVEKGSDLGRQAQALMDRGELVPDDLVNQMVAQRLLEPDTATGYILDGFPRTLGQADWLDAHLSAQRGTVPVVAVSIQVSYNQLLRRITGRRMCPVCKTIYNIYLQPPRVDEVCDKDGTQLVRRSDDTEEVFEERMRAYESLTAPVVEHYRGLGRFAQVDGERAVEAVTSGIMAAIEKLRS encoded by the coding sequence GTGAGCGAAGCTCAGTTCAGGGCAGCCGCCGAGAGCGCGCTGCCCGTAAACTTTACCCCTGGCCCCATTCTGCTTCTGGGAGCTCCGGGAGTCGGTAAGGGAACTCAGGCCAAGGAAATCATGAAGGCCTGGAGCATTCCGCAGATCTCCACTGGAGATCTGCTCCGATCCAATGTCGAAAAGGGCAGTGACCTCGGCCGGCAGGCGCAGGCTCTTATGGATCGCGGCGAGCTGGTCCCTGATGATCTGGTCAACCAGATGGTCGCCCAGCGCCTGCTCGAGCCTGACACGGCCACCGGATATATCCTCGACGGCTTCCCCAGGACTCTGGGCCAGGCAGACTGGCTCGATGCCCACCTCTCCGCGCAGCGGGGAACGGTCCCCGTCGTTGCAGTCAGCATTCAGGTGAGCTACAATCAACTCTTGCGCCGTATTACGGGAAGGCGCATGTGCCCTGTCTGCAAGACGATCTACAACATCTACTTGCAGCCACCCCGCGTCGACGAAGTCTGTGACAAAGACGGCACGCAGCTCGTCCGCCGCTCCGACGATACGGAAGAAGTGTTTGAGGAGCGTATGCGAGCCTACGAATCCCTGACTGCCCCTGTCGTCGAGCACTATCGCGGCCTTGGCAGATTTGCTCAAGTCGATGGAGAGCGGGCCGTGGAAGCCGTGACCTCGGGCATTATGGCAGCCATCGAGAAGCTGAGGAGTTAG
- the secY gene encoding preprotein translocase subunit SecY, which yields MFEKFANIFKIPDLRNRVLFMLGMLAIYRLGAFIPTPGVNWHVIEQFFNSNSGSSLGLVDLFSGGNLRRMTIFALGIMPYITASIIFQLLTVVYEPLKKMQNEGEMGRKKITQWTRYMTVILGVVQSTAIALALLHGSTGQQLVLDPGIGFVLMTILTLTTGTTFVMWLGEQITERGIGNGMSLLIFAGIIVGLPAGIADIVNTARDHKFGAFTVPALILLVAGMVAVVAFIVFVERSERRIPVQYAKRIVGRRLMGGQSTHLPLRVNSGGVMPIIFAASVLSAPLLFSHAAFVRNSSVLNSIATALAPGEPWYEFLYFASIIFFAYFYISIVFRPDDIADNMRKYGGFIPGIRPGKRTSDFVNDILTRITLIGAIYLCIVAIIPQFLITGIHLNHLPLIGSWFEHAPLWVTNGLGFSFYFGGTSLLIVVGVAMDTVNQIESQLIMRHYEGFSPRSRTRGRRAW from the coding sequence ATGTTTGAAAAGTTCGCGAATATCTTCAAGATTCCGGATCTCCGTAACCGGGTCCTGTTCATGCTCGGCATGCTGGCGATTTACCGCCTGGGCGCCTTCATTCCCACGCCGGGCGTGAACTGGCATGTGATCGAGCAGTTCTTCAATTCCAACTCCGGTTCTTCGCTCGGCCTGGTCGATCTGTTCAGCGGCGGCAACCTCCGCCGCATGACCATCTTCGCCCTGGGCATCATGCCCTACATCACCGCGTCCATCATCTTCCAGTTGCTGACTGTTGTGTATGAGCCGCTTAAGAAGATGCAGAACGAAGGCGAGATGGGGCGTAAGAAGATCACCCAGTGGACACGTTATATGACGGTCATTCTGGGCGTGGTCCAGTCCACAGCCATCGCGTTGGCGCTTCTGCACGGTTCCACCGGTCAGCAGCTCGTTCTCGATCCCGGCATCGGCTTTGTCCTGATGACGATTCTCACCCTGACCACCGGCACTACGTTCGTCATGTGGCTGGGCGAGCAGATTACGGAACGCGGCATCGGCAATGGCATGAGCCTGCTGATCTTTGCCGGCATCATCGTTGGTCTGCCGGCCGGAATTGCGGACATTGTGAACACGGCGCGTGACCACAAGTTCGGCGCCTTCACTGTTCCGGCGCTGATTCTTCTCGTCGCTGGCATGGTTGCGGTCGTCGCCTTCATCGTCTTTGTGGAGCGGTCCGAGCGCCGCATTCCAGTGCAGTACGCCAAGCGCATCGTTGGGCGCCGCCTCATGGGGGGGCAGTCTACGCATTTACCGCTGCGCGTCAACTCCGGCGGCGTCATGCCGATCATCTTCGCAGCGTCGGTGCTGTCGGCGCCGCTACTCTTCAGCCACGCGGCGTTCGTGCGCAATAGCAGTGTTCTCAACAGTATTGCGACAGCCCTAGCGCCGGGAGAGCCCTGGTACGAGTTCCTGTACTTCGCCTCCATCATCTTCTTCGCCTACTTCTATATCTCGATCGTCTTCCGTCCCGATGACATCGCGGATAACATGCGCAAGTACGGCGGCTTCATCCCCGGCATTCGCCCCGGCAAACGCACCTCAGATTTTGTCAATGACATCCTGACGCGCATCACGCTGATCGGTGCCATCTATCTCTGCATCGTCGCCATCATTCCGCAGTTCCTCATCACCGGTATCCACTTGAACCATCTGCCGTTGATCGGCTCCTGGTTTGAGCACGCGCCGCTGTGGGTGACCAACGGCCTCGGCTTCAGCTTCTACTTTGGTGGCACTTCGCTGCTCATCGTGGTCGGGGTGGCAATGGATACGGTGAATCAGATCGAGTCGCAGCTCATCATGCGCCACTATGAAGGCTTCTCGCCGCGCAGCCGCACGCGTGGAAGGCGGGCCTGGTAG
- the rplO gene encoding 50S ribosomal protein L15 encodes MNLSNLRAPKKANRNRKRVGRGMGSGHGKTSTRGHKGQRSRSGSRSMRGFEGGQMPLHRRLPKRGFTNIFRTEYTVLNLSRLAELNETELTIDAFIAKGLLDKRNGLLKILGNGELTTAITVHAHKFSKSAQEKIEKVGGKAILVA; translated from the coding sequence ATGAATCTCTCCAATCTTCGTGCGCCCAAGAAGGCGAACCGGAATCGCAAGCGTGTCGGCCGTGGTATGGGCTCAGGGCACGGCAAAACCTCAACTCGCGGCCACAAGGGCCAGCGTTCGCGTTCGGGCTCGCGCTCGATGCGCGGCTTTGAAGGCGGCCAGATGCCGCTGCACCGCCGTCTGCCCAAGCGTGGTTTCACCAATATCTTCCGCACCGAGTACACCGTGCTCAATCTCTCCCGTCTGGCGGAGCTGAACGAGACCGAGCTGACGATCGATGCATTCATCGCCAAGGGCCTGCTCGACAAGCGCAACGGTCTGCTCAAGATTCTCGGCAACGGGGAACTGACCACCGCGATCACCGTGCATGCGCACAAGTTCTCGAAGTCTGCTCAGGAAAAGATCGAGAAGGTCGGCGGCAAGGCAATCCTTGTCGCCTAA
- the rpmD gene encoding 50S ribosomal protein L30, with the protein MAEKATIRIQYYRSVIQAPEKHKKVVKGLGFTRLNQVVEREDTPSIRGMVKTVPHLLRIVE; encoded by the coding sequence ATGGCAGAGAAGGCAACCATCCGCATTCAATACTACCGCTCGGTGATCCAGGCTCCCGAGAAGCATAAGAAGGTCGTCAAGGGTCTCGGCTTTACGCGTCTCAACCAGGTGGTCGAGCGCGAAGACACGCCCTCGATCCGGGGTATGGTCAAGACCGTGCCTCACCTGCTGCGTATCGTGGAATAG
- the rpsE gene encoding 30S ribosomal protein S5 has product MATIKKKLDAGQYNLKDQVVAINRVTKVVKGGKNMSFAALVVVGDPAAGVVGYGSGKAKEVPQAIRKGIESAKKNLVRINLTETSIPHQVLGRFGSGQVLLKPAPEGTGVIAGGAVRAVMTSAGVQNVLTKSLGTANPHNVIKATFDALVQLRDKEEVAALRGKQVQEL; this is encoded by the coding sequence ATGGCAACAATCAAAAAGAAATTGGACGCCGGCCAGTACAACCTGAAGGATCAGGTGGTCGCCATCAATCGCGTCACCAAGGTCGTCAAGGGCGGCAAGAACATGTCATTTGCCGCGCTCGTCGTGGTCGGCGACCCCGCTGCGGGAGTCGTGGGCTACGGCTCCGGCAAGGCCAAGGAAGTTCCCCAGGCCATCCGCAAGGGCATCGAGTCCGCCAAGAAGAATCTGGTGCGCATCAACCTGACCGAGACCAGCATCCCTCACCAGGTGCTCGGCCGCTTCGGTTCGGGCCAGGTGCTGCTCAAGCCGGCTCCTGAAGGTACCGGCGTCATCGCCGGCGGAGCGGTTCGCGCCGTCATGACCTCGGCCGGTGTGCAGAATGTGCTCACCAAGAGCCTCGGCACCGCGAACCCGCATAACGTCATCAAGGCTACGTTTGACGCCCTCGTGCAGCTTCGCGACAAGGAAGAAGTTGCGGCGTTGCGCGGCAAGCAGGTCCAGGAGCTTTAA
- the rplR gene encoding 50S ribosomal protein L18: protein MIPQIQRNVIRQRVHTRIRERIQGTTERPRLNVYRSLNHIYAQIIDDTQGRTLVSASTIADKIKTGGNVAAAKEIGKLVAQRAVDKGIKKVVYDRGGYLYHGRIKALADAAREAGLEF, encoded by the coding sequence ATGATTCCGCAGATTCAACGCAACGTCATTCGCCAGCGCGTCCACACGCGCATCCGCGAGCGCATCCAGGGCACCACCGAGCGCCCGCGCCTGAACGTCTACCGCTCGCTCAATCACATTTACGCGCAGATCATCGACGACACGCAGGGCCGCACGCTGGTTTCGGCCTCGACCATCGCCGACAAGATCAAGACCGGCGGCAATGTGGCAGCGGCCAAGGAGATTGGCAAGCTCGTCGCCCAGCGCGCCGTCGACAAGGGCATCAAGAAAGTGGTCTACGACCGTGGCGGTTATCTCTACCACGGCCGCATCAAGGCTTTGGCCGACGCGGCACGCGAGGCCGGCCTCGAATTCTAA
- the rplF gene encoding 50S ribosomal protein L6, which produces MSRIGNKPIPLPAGVKYTHAGGKVVVEGPKGKIEQVIPEGIKLETKDGHIHAIRETEKHAAVHGLTRALVFNAVEGVTKGWSKDLDIVGIGYRAELKGKDMVVFTLGYSHPIEFPLPTGITAVIDPKQTRVTVSGIDRQKVGQVAADMRSLRKPDPYKNKGVRYVGEKLKKKAGKAGSK; this is translated from the coding sequence ATGTCTCGTATTGGCAACAAGCCCATTCCGCTTCCGGCGGGCGTCAAGTACACCCACGCCGGCGGCAAGGTTGTAGTCGAAGGCCCCAAGGGCAAGATTGAACAGGTCATTCCGGAAGGCATCAAGCTCGAAACCAAGGATGGCCATATCCACGCCATTCGCGAGACCGAGAAGCATGCCGCCGTGCATGGTCTGACCCGCGCGCTGGTCTTCAATGCGGTCGAGGGCGTCACCAAAGGCTGGTCCAAGGACCTCGACATCGTCGGCATCGGTTATCGTGCCGAGCTCAAGGGCAAGGACATGGTGGTCTTCACCCTGGGCTACTCGCATCCGATCGAGTTTCCTCTGCCCACAGGCATCACTGCAGTCATTGACCCGAAGCAGACCCGCGTCACTGTCTCCGGCATCGATCGTCAAAAGGTTGGCCAGGTGGCCGCCGATATGCGTTCGCTTCGCAAGCCCGATCCTTACAAGAACAAGGGCGTGCGCTATGTTGGCGAGAAGCTGAAGAAGAAGGCCGGCAAGGCTGGCTCCAAGTAA
- the rpsH gene encoding 30S ribosomal protein S8, translating into MSLTDPVADFLTRIRNAIRARHQKLDVPASKLKAEIARILKEEGYIANYKTTEEEGRAILRVYLKYGSNNEAAIRDLSRVSRPGCRVYIGRDEIKRVQGGLGISIMTTPRGVMTGRQARREGVGGEILCEVW; encoded by the coding sequence ATGAGTTTGACCGATCCGGTAGCAGATTTTCTGACGCGTATCCGCAATGCCATCCGCGCGCGTCATCAGAAGCTGGATGTCCCGGCCTCGAAGCTGAAGGCTGAAATTGCCCGTATTCTTAAGGAAGAGGGTTACATCGCCAACTACAAGACCACGGAAGAAGAGGGCCGCGCCATTCTGCGGGTTTACCTCAAGTACGGCTCGAACAACGAAGCCGCCATCCGCGATCTTTCCCGCGTCTCCCGTCCCGGCTGCCGTGTCTACATCGGCCGCGACGAGATCAAGCGTGTGCAGGGCGGTCTGGGCATCAGCATCATGACCACTCCACGCGGTGTCATGACCGGCCGTCAGGCCCGTCGTGAAGGTGTCGGCGGCGAGATTCTCTGCGAAGTCTGGTAG
- a CDS encoding type Z 30S ribosomal protein S14 — MSTIAKKVKDERKPKFKCRKHNRCKLCGRPRAFLRKFGVCRLCFRQLAHRGDIPGVIKSSW, encoded by the coding sequence ATGTCAACGATTGCGAAGAAAGTTAAGGACGAGCGGAAGCCCAAGTTCAAGTGCCGCAAGCACAACCGCTGCAAGCTCTGCGGCCGTCCGCGCGCGTTTTTGCGCAAGTTTGGCGTTTGCCGTTTGTGCTTCCGTCAGCTCGCGCACAGGGGCGACATTCCAGGCGTCATCAAGTCGTCCTGGTAA
- the rplE gene encoding 50S ribosomal protein L5, with the protein MAARLKEKFIKEIRPALQKELGLENTMAVPRIEKIVLNMGLGEATQNSKLLDPLVADLAAIAGQKPVTTRAKKSIAAFKVREGMPIGAMVTLRGDTMYEFLDRLISVGLPRVRDFRGVSTKSFDGRGNYTLGVRDQLIFPEIDISKVEKLKGMNITIVTTAQDDNSARALLKQFGVPFRQTA; encoded by the coding sequence ATGGCAGCAAGACTGAAAGAGAAGTTCATCAAGGAAATTCGCCCGGCGCTCCAGAAGGAGCTGGGTCTTGAGAACACGATGGCCGTGCCCCGCATCGAGAAAATCGTGCTCAACATGGGTCTCGGTGAAGCGACGCAGAACTCGAAGCTGCTGGATCCACTCGTGGCCGATCTGGCCGCCATTGCCGGCCAGAAGCCGGTGACCACGCGGGCCAAGAAGTCCATCGCCGCCTTCAAGGTGCGCGAGGGCATGCCGATCGGCGCCATGGTTACCCTGCGTGGCGACACGATGTACGAGTTCCTTGACCGCCTGATTTCGGTGGGGCTGCCCCGCGTGCGTGATTTCCGCGGTGTTTCCACCAAGAGCTTTGACGGCCGCGGCAACTACACGCTGGGTGTGCGCGATCAGCTTATCTTCCCCGAGATCGATATCTCGAAGGTGGAAAAGCTGAAGGGCATGAACATCACCATCGTGACCACGGCCCAGGACGATAACTCGGCGCGCGCGCTGCTCAAGCAGTTCGGCGTTCCCTTCCGCCAGACGGCGTAA
- the rplX gene encoding 50S ribosomal protein L24: protein MNIRRNDQVEVIAGSDKGKRGRVLRVLPGASRVLVEHVRVVKKHVRPNPQRNIKGGIAEQEMPINISNVMLVCPNCGPTRVGHKLEGDHKVRVCKKCGQTLAGKK, encoded by the coding sequence CTGAATATTCGCCGTAACGACCAGGTTGAGGTCATCGCCGGCAGCGATAAGGGCAAGCGTGGCCGCGTGCTCCGCGTGCTGCCTGGCGCCAGCCGCGTGCTCGTCGAGCATGTGCGCGTCGTCAAAAAGCATGTCCGCCCCAATCCCCAGCGGAACATCAAGGGCGGCATCGCCGAGCAGGAGATGCCCATCAACATTTCGAACGTCATGCTGGTCTGCCCCAACTGCGGTCCCACTCGCGTGGGCCACAAGCTTGAAGGTGACCACAAGGTGCGCGTCTGCAAAAAGTGCGGACAGACCCTGGCGGGCAAGAAGTAA
- the rplN gene encoding 50S ribosomal protein L14, translating into MAVQMRTMLEVADNSGARKLQMILPLGGSTGSKAGLGDVVTAAVKEASPDGQVKKGKVVKAVIVRTRKESRRRDGTYIRFDTNAAVLINDAGEPVGTRVFGPVARELREKKFLKIVSLAPEVL; encoded by the coding sequence ATGGCAGTACAAATGAGGACCATGCTCGAGGTCGCCGACAACTCCGGCGCTCGCAAGCTGCAGATGATCCTTCCCCTCGGTGGTTCGACCGGCTCCAAAGCTGGTCTGGGCGATGTGGTCACCGCCGCCGTCAAGGAAGCTTCACCCGACGGCCAGGTCAAGAAGGGCAAAGTCGTGAAGGCCGTGATCGTCCGCACGCGCAAGGAATCGCGCCGCCGCGATGGCACCTACATCCGCTTCGATACGAATGCGGCGGTGCTCATCAACGATGCCGGCGAGCCAGTTGGTACCCGCGTCTTCGGCCCGGTCGCCCGCGAACTGCGTGAGAAGAAGTTTTTGAAGATTGTTTCCCTCGCTCCGGAAGTTCTGTAA
- the rpsQ gene encoding 30S ribosomal protein S17, whose protein sequence is MAETQNEVQAQSRRNEKVGQVVSTKMQKTIVVEVEMRKAHPKYKRIVRTSKKFYAHDPENSAHVGDMVRIRETRPLSKLKRWNLEEIVRRSSLVQDEPAARTK, encoded by the coding sequence ATGGCTGAGACGCAGAACGAAGTTCAGGCGCAGTCGCGCCGCAATGAAAAGGTAGGACAGGTCGTCTCGACCAAGATGCAGAAGACCATCGTGGTCGAGGTCGAGATGCGTAAGGCGCACCCGAAGTACAAGAGAATCGTCCGCACCAGCAAGAAGTTTTACGCGCACGACCCCGAGAACAGCGCGCATGTGGGCGACATGGTTCGCATTCGCGAGACCCGTCCGCTGAGCAAGCTGAAGCGCTGGAATCTCGAAGAGATTGTCCGCCGCTCCTCGCTCGTTCAGGATGAGCCGGCCGCTCGCACCAAGTAA
- the rpmC gene encoding 50S ribosomal protein L29, translating to MELDKIRNLSDEELKVEDNKAQEQLFRLRFQMKMGQTEGVKKLRELKKDVARIRTISRERVLAIRGAAPLAESSAPAKTKSRARKSKKEAL from the coding sequence ATGGAACTCGATAAAATTCGCAACCTGAGCGACGAAGAGCTCAAGGTCGAAGACAACAAGGCGCAGGAGCAGCTCTTTCGTCTGCGTTTTCAGATGAAGATGGGCCAGACCGAGGGCGTCAAGAAGCTGCGTGAGCTCAAGAAGGATGTCGCGCGCATCCGCACGATCTCCCGCGAGCGCGTGCTCGCGATCCGCGGCGCCGCGCCGCTGGCCGAGTCCAGCGCTCCGGCCAAGACCAAGTCCCGTGCGCGCAAGTCCAAGAAGGAGGCGCTCTAA
- the rplP gene encoding 50S ribosomal protein L16: MLMPKKVKYRKQQRGRMRGKAWRGSELSFGDYGLKVMECGYITDRQIEASRIAMTRFIKRGGKIWLRLFPDKPITKKPAETRMGKGKGAPDHWVAVVRPGKVLFEMEGVSPEMAQEAMRLAANKLPLKTRFVMRHDVKTTVAAK; this comes from the coding sequence ATGTTGATGCCAAAGAAGGTCAAGTATCGCAAGCAGCAGCGCGGCCGCATGCGCGGCAAAGCATGGCGCGGCAGCGAGCTGTCGTTCGGCGACTACGGCCTGAAGGTTATGGAATGCGGCTACATCACGGACCGGCAGATTGAAGCCAGCCGTATCGCGATGACTCGCTTCATCAAGCGTGGCGGCAAGATTTGGCTGCGCCTGTTTCCTGATAAGCCGATCACCAAAAAGCCGGCCGAAACCCGTATGGGTAAGGGCAAGGGCGCTCCCGATCATTGGGTAGCGGTCGTTCGCCCCGGCAAGGTGCTCTTTGAGATGGAAGGCGTCAGCCCGGAGATGGCGCAGGAAGCCATGCGCCTGGCCGCCAACAAGCTGCCGCTCAAGACCCGCTTCGTGATGCGTCACGACGTCAAGACGACAGTCGCCGCCAAGTAG
- the rpsC gene encoding 30S ribosomal protein S3: MGQKVHPYGFRLGVNKPWRSRWFVERDYDKLLVEDVHLKRELKEKLKAAGVSSVEVERPGNKLRLIIRTARPGIIIGRKGAEIEKLKADLQKRTNREVFIDILEVNKPELDAQLIAENIALQLEKRVGFRRAMRKAVDSALRFGCKGIKVRVSGRLNGNEIARSEWYLQGRLPLHTLRADIDYGFAEAHTTYGIIGVKTWVYRGDIYQQRRREPQAAVGTSVF; this comes from the coding sequence ATGGGACAGAAAGTCCATCCTTACGGATTTAGACTGGGCGTGAACAAGCCCTGGCGCTCTCGCTGGTTCGTCGAGCGCGACTACGACAAGCTGCTCGTCGAGGACGTTCACCTGAAGCGCGAGCTGAAGGAAAAGCTCAAGGCCGCGGGCGTCAGCTCGGTCGAGGTTGAGCGCCCTGGCAACAAGCTGCGCCTCATCATTCGCACGGCGCGCCCTGGCATCATCATCGGGCGCAAGGGTGCGGAAATTGAAAAGCTCAAGGCGGATCTGCAGAAGCGCACCAACCGCGAGGTTTTCATTGATATTCTTGAAGTGAACAAGCCGGAGCTCGATGCCCAGCTGATCGCTGAGAATATCGCGCTGCAGCTTGAGAAGCGTGTAGGCTTCCGTCGCGCCATGCGTAAGGCTGTCGATTCAGCGCTTCGCTTCGGCTGCAAAGGAATCAAGGTTCGCGTCTCCGGCCGTCTGAACGGCAACGAAATCGCGCGCTCCGAGTGGTATCTGCAGGGCCGTCTGCCACTGCACACGCTCCGCGCGGATATCGATTACGGTTTTGCCGAAGCGCACACGACGTATGGCATCATCGGCGTCAAAACCTGGGTCTACCGTGGCGATATCTACCAACAGCGTCGCCGTGAGCCGCAGGCCGCCGTCGGAACGTCGGTATTTTAA
- the rplV gene encoding 50S ribosomal protein L22: protein MQLDTREFRAEARFQRVSPQKARLVLELIKGRGVEEALHTVAFTKKSVAPLVEKVLRSAIQNANYLSQEQGLDVDVDNLYVKQAVANDGPRMKRIRPAPMGRAYRYQRRLAHIVISVAERAQAGDLVERVEGDSAAAKPAKKAAAKKTAAKKAPAKKTAAKKAPAKKSAKK from the coding sequence ATGCAACTGGACACACGGGAATTCCGGGCCGAAGCGCGATTCCAGCGGGTATCTCCGCAGAAGGCGCGCCTGGTGCTCGAACTCATCAAGGGCCGCGGCGTCGAAGAGGCGCTCCACACCGTCGCCTTCACTAAGAAGTCGGTGGCTCCGCTGGTCGAGAAGGTGCTGCGTTCGGCCATTCAGAACGCCAACTATCTCAGCCAGGAGCAGGGGCTGGATGTTGATGTCGACAATCTTTATGTCAAGCAGGCCGTTGCCAATGATGGCCCCCGCATGAAGAGGATTCGACCGGCGCCGATGGGCCGCGCCTATCGCTACCAGCGCCGTCTTGCGCACATCGTCATTTCGGTGGCCGAGCGCGCGCAGGCTGGGGATCTGGTCGAGCGGGTAGAGGGTGACTCCGCTGCCGCCAAGCCGGCGAAGAAGGCCGCTGCGAAGAAGACTGCGGCGAAAAAGGCTCCGGCCAAGAAGACGGCCGCCAAGAAGGCTCCGGCGAAGAAGTCGGCCAAGAAGTAA
- the rpsS gene encoding 30S ribosomal protein S19, with translation MARSTKKGPFIDGHLMVKIEAMNQANDRKVVRTWSRRSTVHPDMVGHTIAVHNGKKFVPVYVTENMVGHKLGEFAPTRTFKGHAAKTESSSRAR, from the coding sequence ATGGCACGGTCGACAAAAAAGGGTCCTTTCATTGACGGGCACCTGATGGTCAAGATTGAGGCGATGAACCAGGCCAATGATCGCAAGGTCGTACGCACCTGGTCACGCCGCTCGACGGTTCACCCCGATATGGTCGGTCACACGATTGCCGTCCACAACGGAAAGAAGTTCGTTCCCGTCTACGTGACGGAAAACATGGTGGGTCACAAACTGGGCGAATTCGCCCCGACCCGCACCTTCAAGGGGCATGCGGCCAAGACCGAATCCTCTTCAAGGGCGCGTTAA
- the rplB gene encoding 50S ribosomal protein L2, producing the protein MPIKTFRPITPTLRFQTALVNDDITTDKPHKPLLVTKLRTGGRRNSGDLTIRHHGGGHKKKLRLIDFKRDKFGVPGRVATIEYDPNRSSRIALISYADGEKRYILQPVGLKVGQTIMSGPEADILVGNALPLKNIPAGTTVHNVELRPGKGAQMVRSAGASAQLVAKEGDYALLKLPSGETRRVLINCMATIGQVGNTDHENVSIGKAGRNRWKGIRPTNRGVTMNPVDHPHGGGEGKTSGGRHPVTPWGQPTRGYKTRNNKRTDTFIVNRRGKK; encoded by the coding sequence ATGCCGATCAAGACATTTCGACCGATCACGCCGACGCTTCGATTCCAGACGGCGCTGGTCAATGACGACATCACCACGGACAAGCCGCATAAGCCGCTGCTCGTGACCAAGCTCCGCACGGGAGGCCGCCGCAACTCAGGCGATCTGACGATCCGTCACCACGGCGGCGGTCACAAGAAGAAGCTCCGCCTGATCGATTTCAAGCGTGACAAGTTCGGAGTTCCGGGCCGCGTCGCGACCATCGAATACGATCCGAATCGCTCCTCGCGCATTGCTCTCATCAGCTATGCCGACGGTGAAAAGCGCTACATCCTCCAGCCGGTGGGTCTCAAGGTGGGTCAGACCATCATGAGCGGTCCCGAGGCCGACATTCTGGTGGGCAACGCGCTGCCGCTCAAGAACATCCCGGCCGGTACCACGGTGCACAACGTCGAGCTTCGCCCTGGCAAGGGTGCGCAGATGGTTCGCTCGGCCGGTGCCTCGGCGCAGCTGGTGGCCAAAGAAGGCGACTACGCGCTCTTGAAGCTGCCTTCCGGTGAGACGCGCCGCGTACTGATCAACTGCATGGCGACGATCGGCCAGGTCGGCAATACCGACCACGAAAACGTCAGCATCGGCAAGGCGGGCCGCAACCGCTGGAAGGGCATCCGCCCGACCAACCGTGGTGTCACCATGAACCCGGTCGATCACCCGCACGGCGGTGGTGAAGGCAAGACTTCCGGTGGCCGTCACCCTGTGACGCCCTGGGGCCAGCCGACGCGTGGCTACAAGACGCGCAACAACAAGCGGACGGACACATTCATCGTCAACCGCCGGGGCAAGAAGTAA
- a CDS encoding 50S ribosomal protein L23, which translates to MPTTYTVIRRPLITERALTVKETENTLVFEVAGKATKTEVKQAVEALFKVKVSTVRTANYAGKERRRGRFVGYRPDWKKAYVRLAPGEKMPEYVNSL; encoded by the coding sequence ATGCCGACGACTTATACCGTGATCCGCCGCCCGCTCATCACCGAGCGCGCGCTGACCGTCAAGGAGACCGAGAACACCCTGGTCTTTGAAGTGGCTGGCAAGGCAACCAAGACCGAAGTGAAGCAGGCTGTTGAGGCGCTGTTCAAGGTCAAGGTTTCCACGGTCCGCACCGCCAACTATGCCGGCAAGGAACGCCGCCGGGGCCGCTTCGTCGGCTACCGTCCGGACTGGAAGAAGGCGTATGTCCGCCTCGCTCCGGGCGAAAAGATGCCGGAGTACGTGAACAGCCTGTAA